GGATCGAACATTAGGTCGAGAAGATTGCGCGGCTTTGGTCTTTTCTCCAGATCCACAAATGATCCGAAGAATCGCGGCGCGGCTTCATTGGTCCGAATCACATTCCAGTACCGATCGAGCACCAGCGCCGGATGCGGCTCGTGCTGTAGCAGCATCCGGTCGATGGCCCGCGTCACGATCGCCATCTGATCGGCATCGATGGGTTGCTCGCTGAACTGAGGAGCGAATCCCGACGCGAGCAGGAGAACATTCCTTTCGCGGAGAGGAATGTTCAATGCATCCGACACGATGGAAAGGAAATCACGGCTGGGACTGCTCCGCCCGCTCTCCACAAAGCTCAGGTGGCGCTGCGAGATGCCGGTGTCGAGCGAGAGATCGAGCTGGCTTTTGCCACGCTCCTGTCTCCAATATCGCAGCAACTCGCCGAGCTGAGGAACTGGGGATATAGATTGCGTTGCCATTTCGATCTCCTCCTGTCAGACATGGACTCCGACGAAGCATGAGCCGCGGATTCGACGGCTTGCATTCTGCACCTTTAGCCACGCCATGCGTGCTGCCGGAAGGCATCGTCCAACGGCGGATTCGCGATGGTCCCGGTGTAGTTGGTGATCGTCGAGGCCGCCACTGTGGCGATAACCTCGAGGACCTGTTCCTTCGTGAAGCCGGCAGTGTTGAACGAATCAAGTTCCGGCTCGGTCAGGTGGCCGCGTTTTTCAATGAGCGCCTTCGCCAGTGCTGAAAGCGCCGCAAATCGCTTGTCCGTGGGTAAGCGCCGCTCACGAATTGCGGTTGTCTCTTCAGAACTGATTCCCTGTTGGAGAGCCAAGGCGGTGTGGAACGCCACTGCATACGTGCTGGAGTTCGTGACTGCGTCTGTCAGCAGAACGATCTGATTCTCCGCCTCGGTGAGGCCTGGGCTATGCACCTGCCCAAACAGGCCAACGAGGGAGTTGATAAGTTTCGGTGAATTCGCAATAGCGCCGACGATGTTGGGTACGACACCGAAAGCCTTCCTGAGCTGTTCGAGCGCCGACTTCGAACCCGCGGGCGCAGAAGCGATCGTTTGAACTGGATAGTTCGGCATGTGATTCTCCTTTGTGATCCGCAGCCTTACAGGAAATCCTGTTCGACTACTTCCCTAATATCGGACGGATCAAGGATCGCAGCAATTACCTCGCAGGTAATCGTTTGATGCGAATCCACCCATTGAGGGCTTCGCAGAAACGTTCCTGCATTTCTCGCCTTGGCGAGAGGTGAAAGGCAAACCAGCGACTCCATGGAGCGAACTGCATGGGATTGGCAGTGGCATCAATGAGCCCGTCTCGGCGAGCATCAATCCCAAAGCAGGGAGTCTGGAAATGCGCTAAGACCTGAATTCGTCAATCGAGATTAGGGCGGGCCAGGAGGCCAACACAAGCTGACATCACGGTCCCAATCTCGGGCCCACACCGAGACACGAGCCATTGCAGGAAGGAATCTTCTCTTACGTCTGGTTGGACAGTTGGCCGTCTCGATGCCCTGTGTCGCTCAAAATGAAGGACTCCTGAGCTTTCTCAGACGCAGCGAGCCTCCTCCGCCTAGGGCGTTGCGCGGGCTTCAGAGGGGCATCTGCATGAAGACGTTGGCGCGGGCGTAGGGATTGGGCGGGAGGGAAGCGGGCGGCACGTGGCGGAAGCCGACGGACTCGTAGAGATGAACGGCGTCCGCGAGGCGGGTGTTGCTGCCGAGGAAGAGCGACGTGGCTCCGAGGAGGCGGGCCTGGGCGATGGCGTGGAGGAGGAGGCGACGGCCAAGGCCACGACCGCGGAGTTGCGGCGTGACGGCCATCTTCGAGAGCTCATAGACTCCCTGGTCGAGGGGAATGAGAGCGACGCAGCCGACCGGAAGACTATCTGCGTAGACCATGAAAATCGATCCGCCTTTGTGTAGGATCGTGGTTTCTGGGTCGCCGAGGGTTTCGATGTCGGGGGCTTCGAGGCTGAAGTA
This sequence is a window from Acidicapsa acidisoli. Protein-coding genes within it:
- a CDS encoding helix-turn-helix domain-containing protein, with the translated sequence MATQSISPVPQLGELLRYWRQERGKSQLDLSLDTGISQRHLSFVESGRSSPSRDFLSIVSDALNIPLRERNVLLLASGFAPQFSEQPIDADQMAIVTRAIDRMLLQHEPHPALVLDRYWNVIRTNEAAPRFFGSFVDLEKRPKPRNLLDLMFDPAGMRPFVEEWEKVAGGLLQRVRREAVGQVLDAKLQELLKRLRQYPGAAGLKTPLVPQSPVLPITFRRGDERFSYFSLITTVGTPQCITAQELRVECMFPTGVEERAL
- a CDS encoding carboxymuconolactone decarboxylase family protein, whose product is MPNYPVQTIASAPAGSKSALEQLRKAFGVVPNIVGAIANSPKLINSLVGLFGQVHSPGLTEAENQIVLLTDAVTNSSTYAVAFHTALALQQGISSEETTAIRERRLPTDKRFAALSALAKALIEKRGHLTEPELDSFNTAGFTKEQVLEVIATVAASTITNYTGTIANPPLDDAFRQHAWRG
- a CDS encoding GNAT family N-acetyltransferase, producing the protein MSVSNALTASTVSPTSAPTIEIRALLPGDDAIAFRTLNEEWIARYFSLEAPDIETLGDPETTILHKGGSIFMVYADSLPVGCVALIPLDQGVYELSKMAVTPQLRGRGLGRRLLLHAIAQARLLGATSLFLGSNTRLADAVHLYESVGFRHVPPASLPPNPYARANVFMQMPL